A genomic window from Fibrobacterota bacterium includes:
- a CDS encoding glyoxalase/bleomycin resistance/dioxygenase family protein, whose product MKVVRPGVILKTMRQRECVEFYREVIGLEVLFADDFLTCFAWGDAYLMVEPPGQGESATSSENLVLRCNVVDVGAQKARLEGVGVPLSHARFDWGEILTLVDPAGNRIELKDAATFEHQIRRGNASAQR is encoded by the coding sequence ATGAAGGTGGTGCGACCCGGAGTGATTTTGAAGACGATGCGCCAGCGGGAGTGCGTGGAATTCTATCGCGAGGTGATCGGGCTGGAGGTCTTGTTCGCCGACGACTTCTTGACCTGTTTCGCCTGGGGCGATGCCTACCTGATGGTCGAGCCACCGGGCCAAGGAGAATCCGCCACTTCATCGGAAAATCTGGTGCTGCGTTGCAATGTGGTAGATGTTGGCGCGCAAAAGGCACGGCTGGAGGGAGTGGGAGTTCCCTTAAGCCACGCGAGGTTCGATTGGGGCGAGATCCTCACCCTCGTGGATCCTGCCGGAAACCGGATCGAACTCAAAGATGCAGCCACCTTCGAACACCAGATCCGCCGAGGCAACGCAAGCGCGCAACGCTAG